A genomic region of Alistipes megaguti contains the following coding sequences:
- the hepC gene encoding heparin-sulfate lyase HepC → MKNRQLLLPLLGLFALGTSLTAEARAAEVARAASEADRTADTTVFALLDLTRPGLERVDSLHAAGNDPEAARALLAYYRSRTGVRCPEVNLDSVTLSPDEQRWADEALEHRFFVHTGYQPSYFYGDDIDWQYWPVRDNELRWQLHRMKWWVPMGKTYRLSGDERYAKEWCAEYLDWIRKNPLGPYDESSIGDWNRVDNVYFAWRPLEVSDRLEFQIHQFLYFLPAEAFDGEFLLQFLRNYHRHAQHILGHFSASGNHLLFQAQRLLFAGAFFPEFRDAVHWRSTGVGILNREIEKQVYDDGMQYELDPHYHLESINIFFKALRMMDANGYRGEFPASYLATVERMIDVHLNCLYPDYTTPLFSDNREQDKAHLLASYAEWLEVFPDNDFIRYCATRGRQGARPDYLSRAFRTSGFYVLRNVWDTESTVMILKAGPQAFWHCQPDNGTFELWHRGRNFFPDSGCYVYAGDREVNDQRAWFRQTRVHNTLTLDGRNLDATDSKCLRWETAGPTDILTVENPSYEGLTHRRTVWFVDRRLFVIEDRAEGPAAGSVMLHWNLAEGNPAADAATGTVATRYDDGNNLLMKVFGAERMEPQEGWVSYRYRERSPRPAYVFTRGKKAGETVRMVTVLLPVTEADGHRIELAERRNGLQVKIDGRRYKLK, encoded by the coding sequence ATGAAAAACCGTCAACTGCTCCTTCCGCTGCTGGGACTGTTCGCCCTGGGGACAAGCCTCACCGCCGAAGCCCGCGCCGCCGAAGTTGCCCGCGCCGCCTCCGAAGCTGACCGGACCGCCGACACGACGGTCTTTGCGCTGTTGGACCTCACGCGTCCGGGACTCGAACGCGTCGACAGCCTCCATGCCGCAGGCAATGACCCGGAAGCCGCCCGGGCCCTGCTCGCCTACTACCGTTCGCGCACGGGAGTCCGATGCCCCGAGGTCAACCTCGACTCGGTGACCCTCTCGCCCGACGAGCAGCGCTGGGCCGACGAAGCCCTCGAACATCGTTTCTTCGTCCACACGGGCTACCAACCCTCCTATTTCTACGGCGACGACATCGACTGGCAGTACTGGCCCGTGCGCGACAACGAGCTCCGCTGGCAGCTGCATCGCATGAAATGGTGGGTCCCCATGGGCAAGACCTACCGCCTCTCGGGCGACGAACGCTACGCCAAGGAGTGGTGTGCGGAGTATCTCGACTGGATCCGCAAGAACCCCCTCGGGCCGTACGACGAAAGCTCGATCGGCGACTGGAACCGCGTCGACAACGTCTATTTCGCCTGGCGCCCCCTCGAGGTGAGCGACCGGCTGGAGTTCCAGATCCACCAGTTCCTCTACTTCCTGCCCGCCGAGGCCTTCGACGGCGAGTTCCTGCTGCAGTTCCTCCGGAACTACCACCGCCACGCCCAGCACATCCTCGGCCACTTCTCCGCCTCGGGCAACCACCTGTTGTTCCAGGCCCAGCGGCTGCTCTTCGCCGGGGCCTTCTTCCCCGAATTCCGCGATGCCGTCCACTGGCGCTCGACCGGCGTCGGAATCCTCAACCGCGAGATCGAAAAGCAGGTCTACGACGACGGCATGCAGTACGAACTCGACCCGCACTACCACCTGGAGTCGATCAACATCTTCTTCAAGGCGCTGCGGATGATGGACGCCAACGGTTATCGCGGCGAATTCCCTGCTTCGTATCTGGCCACCGTCGAGCGGATGATCGACGTCCACCTCAACTGCCTCTACCCCGACTACACCACCCCGCTCTTCAGCGACAACCGCGAACAGGACAAGGCCCATCTGCTCGCCTCCTATGCCGAATGGCTCGAGGTCTTCCCCGACAACGACTTCATCCGCTACTGCGCCACCCGGGGCCGCCAGGGCGCCCGCCCCGACTACCTCTCGAGGGCCTTCCGCACGTCGGGATTCTACGTCCTGCGCAACGTCTGGGACACGGAGTCCACGGTGATGATCCTCAAGGCCGGCCCGCAGGCCTTCTGGCACTGCCAGCCCGATAACGGCACCTTTGAACTCTGGCACCGCGGCCGCAACTTCTTCCCCGATTCGGGCTGCTACGTCTACGCCGGCGACCGGGAGGTCAACGACCAGCGCGCCTGGTTCCGCCAGACCCGCGTGCACAACACCCTGACGCTCGACGGCCGCAACCTCGACGCGACCGACTCGAAATGCCTCCGCTGGGAGACTGCCGGTCCGACCGACATTCTCACGGTCGAGAACCCCTCCTACGAGGGGCTCACCCACCGTCGCACGGTGTGGTTCGTCGACCGACGTCTGTTCGTCATCGAGGACCGCGCCGAAGGCCCCGCCGCCGGGAGCGTGATGCTCCACTGGAATCTGGCCGAGGGCAATCCCGCGGCCGATGCGGCTACGGGCACCGTGGCGACCCGCTACGACGACGGCAACAACCTGCTGATGAAGGTATTCGGAGCCGAACGGATGGAGCCGCAGGAGGGTTGGGTGTCGTACCGCTACCGCGAACGCAGCCCCCGTCCGGCCTACGTCTTCACCCGCGGGAAAAAGGCCGGAGAGACGGTGCGCATGGTCACCGTGCTGCTGCCCGTCACCGAAGCCGACGGCCACCGCATCGAACTCGCCGAACGCCGCAACGGCCTGCAGGTGAAGATCGACGGCCGGCGATACAAACTGAAATAA
- a CDS encoding sulfatase, giving the protein MNLVNPALLTASFAALASAADATAAPAPEPKPAREADRRPNIIVIMTDQQTAGALSCAGNPWVETPAMDALAADGVRFTRAYCPYPLSGPCRASLITGRMPFETGATDNGVRPSAEALREGIGHRLSAAGYECLYAGKWHVPEVNLPDSGTGFRRIARMGDPTLAAACDEALAGYDGRRPLLLVASLLNPHEICEYGRHETLQYGELAPFATEECPNLPANFRPSTYAAEALTLERTASPRYHDTYTFTEDDWRRYLYAYYRFVERADREVGRIVEVLKRRGLYDDAVILFLSDHGDGVAAHGWNQKWNLQEEVINVPLIVKTPKGCGPRGVVNREALSNVGLDLYATLCDYAGVELDPERYRGRSLRPVAEGRSATLHDGVFVETLLSGVGMRGWSLVGARYKYVLYQWGRNREALYDLQQDPGEMVNLAVDRRYADELGRMRKALYEWGVRIGEQRLIRNLRPYAGESGTTD; this is encoded by the coding sequence ATGAACCTCGTGAATCCCGCCCTGTTGACGGCCTCGTTCGCCGCACTGGCCTCCGCGGCCGATGCCACGGCCGCCCCGGCTCCCGAACCCAAACCGGCCCGTGAGGCCGATCGCCGCCCGAATATCATCGTCATCATGACCGACCAGCAGACGGCCGGCGCCCTGTCGTGTGCCGGCAATCCGTGGGTCGAGACCCCGGCGATGGATGCCCTGGCGGCCGACGGCGTGCGCTTCACCCGGGCCTATTGCCCCTATCCGCTGAGCGGCCCCTGCCGCGCCTCGCTCATCACGGGTCGGATGCCCTTCGAGACGGGGGCCACCGACAACGGCGTGCGCCCCTCGGCCGAGGCCCTGCGCGAGGGGATCGGCCATCGCCTCTCGGCCGCGGGCTACGAGTGCCTCTACGCCGGAAAGTGGCACGTTCCGGAGGTCAACCTCCCCGATTCGGGGACAGGCTTCCGCCGCATTGCCCGGATGGGCGACCCGACGTTGGCCGCAGCGTGCGACGAGGCGCTGGCCGGGTATGACGGCCGCCGCCCGCTTCTGCTGGTGGCCTCGCTGCTCAATCCCCACGAGATCTGCGAATACGGCCGCCACGAGACGCTGCAGTATGGCGAACTGGCCCCCTTCGCGACGGAGGAGTGTCCCAATCTGCCGGCCAATTTCCGCCCGTCAACTTATGCGGCCGAGGCGCTGACGCTCGAACGCACGGCCTCGCCGCGCTATCACGATACCTACACCTTCACCGAGGATGACTGGCGCCGCTACCTCTATGCCTACTACCGCTTCGTCGAGCGGGCCGACCGCGAGGTGGGGCGGATCGTCGAGGTGCTGAAGCGCCGCGGACTCTACGACGATGCGGTGATCCTCTTCCTCTCGGATCACGGCGACGGCGTGGCGGCCCACGGCTGGAACCAGAAGTGGAACCTGCAGGAGGAGGTCATCAACGTGCCGCTGATCGTCAAGACGCCGAAGGGGTGCGGACCGCGGGGTGTGGTCAACCGCGAGGCGCTGTCGAACGTCGGGCTGGACCTCTACGCCACGCTTTGCGACTATGCCGGTGTGGAGCTGGATCCCGAACGCTACCGGGGCCGGAGCCTGCGCCCGGTGGCCGAGGGGCGTTCGGCGACGCTCCACGACGGCGTCTTTGTCGAGACGCTGCTCTCGGGGGTCGGCATGCGGGGCTGGAGCCTTGTCGGAGCGCGTTACAAATATGTCCTCTACCAGTGGGGCCGCAACCGCGAGGCGTTGTACGATCTGCAGCAGGATCCGGGCGAGATGGTCAATCTGGCTGTCGACCGGCGCTATGCCGACGAACTGGGCCGCATGCGCAAGGCTCTCTATGAGTGGGGTGTCCGGATCGGCGAACAGCGTCTGATCCGCAACCTGCGCCCCTATGCCGGGGAGTCCGGAACGACGGATTGA
- a CDS encoding sulfatase, whose product MKNLETLRSGARYAALPLTLTALAGCSEGQPKRPNILVMMTDDHTAQAMSCYGSLLVETPNLDRLAREGMLFENCYVSNAISGPSRACILTGKYSHVNGFTDNSRTFDGDQQTFPKLLHEAGYQTAMIGKWHLNSDPQGFDFWSILVGQGEYYAPQFIENGENRVEKGYVTDIITDKALSFLEHRDPSRPFAMLYYHKAPHRNWMPAQRHLGINDSRVYPEPFNLLDDYAGRGRAAREQAMEIGRDMWPEWDLKLMTPVELSRSYVLESTGDANRDDVARANNWRSSVMQYQAAYNRMTDEEKARWNEAYAPRIAEYERLRKTATPEEMTRWKYQQYMKDYWAVIQAVDENVGRLLDYLEKIGELDNTIIVYTSDEGFFLGEHGWFDKRFMYEECQRTPLLVRYPPMVGAGTRSRALAMNIDLAPTFVDLAGLAVPDDMQGRSLRGVLASGGEAPEGWRTGVYYHYYEYPSWHSVKRHYGIRTADYKLIHFYNDVDEWEMYDLKRDPHEMHSVYDDPAYAEVRRGLHAQLEELQRECGDTDPCEREYEFFRGADQLK is encoded by the coding sequence ATGAAAAACCTCGAAACCTTGCGGAGCGGCGCCCGATACGCCGCGCTTCCGCTGACGCTGACGGCCCTGGCGGGTTGCAGCGAGGGGCAGCCCAAGCGCCCCAACATCCTTGTGATGATGACCGACGACCACACGGCCCAGGCCATGAGCTGCTACGGGAGCCTGCTGGTCGAGACCCCGAATCTGGACCGTCTGGCCCGCGAGGGGATGCTCTTCGAGAACTGCTACGTTTCGAACGCCATTTCGGGCCCCTCGCGGGCCTGCATCCTCACGGGCAAGTACAGCCACGTGAACGGCTTCACGGACAATTCGCGCACCTTCGACGGCGACCAACAGACCTTCCCCAAACTGCTGCACGAGGCGGGCTACCAGACGGCGATGATCGGCAAGTGGCACCTCAATTCCGATCCGCAGGGCTTCGACTTCTGGAGCATTCTCGTGGGACAGGGCGAGTACTACGCCCCGCAGTTCATCGAGAATGGTGAGAACCGTGTCGAGAAGGGCTACGTGACGGACATCATCACCGACAAGGCCCTGTCGTTCCTCGAACACCGCGACCCCTCGCGGCCCTTTGCCATGCTCTACTACCACAAGGCGCCGCACCGCAACTGGATGCCGGCACAGCGCCACCTGGGGATCAACGACTCGCGGGTCTATCCCGAGCCCTTCAACCTGCTGGACGACTATGCGGGCCGGGGCCGAGCCGCCCGGGAGCAGGCCATGGAGATCGGGCGCGACATGTGGCCCGAGTGGGATCTGAAGCTGATGACGCCCGTGGAGCTGTCGCGCTCCTACGTGCTTGAAAGTACGGGCGATGCCAACCGGGACGACGTTGCGCGGGCCAACAACTGGCGGAGCAGCGTCATGCAGTACCAGGCGGCCTACAACCGCATGACCGACGAGGAGAAGGCGCGCTGGAACGAGGCCTACGCCCCGCGCATCGCCGAGTATGAACGTCTGCGGAAGACGGCCACGCCCGAGGAGATGACGCGCTGGAAGTACCAGCAGTACATGAAGGACTACTGGGCGGTGATCCAGGCCGTCGACGAGAACGTGGGGCGCCTGCTCGACTACCTCGAAAAGATCGGCGAACTCGACAACACGATCATCGTCTACACCTCGGACGAGGGCTTCTTCCTTGGAGAGCACGGCTGGTTCGACAAGCGCTTCATGTACGAGGAGTGCCAGCGCACGCCGCTGCTGGTGCGCTATCCGCCGATGGTCGGGGCCGGGACGCGGAGCCGGGCGCTGGCCATGAACATCGACCTGGCGCCGACGTTCGTCGATCTGGCGGGGCTGGCGGTGCCGGACGACATGCAGGGACGTTCGCTGCGCGGGGTGCTCGCCTCGGGCGGCGAGGCGCCCGAGGGGTGGCGCACGGGGGTCTACTACCACTATTACGAATACCCGTCGTGGCACTCCGTCAAGCGCCACTACGGCATCCGCACGGCCGACTACAAGCTGATCCACTTCTACAACGACGTCGACGAGTGGGAGATGTACGACCTGAAGCGCGATCCGCACGAGATGCACAGCGTCTACGACGATCCGGCCTATGCCGAGGTGCGCCGTGGGCTCCACGCGCAGCTCGAGGAGCTGCAGCGCGAATGCGGCGACACGGATCCCTGCGAACGCGAATACGAATTTTTCCGGGGCGCCGACCAGCTGAAATAA
- a CDS encoding Tat pathway signal sequence yields the protein MDRREFLKTSGWTLLGLAAVNALPGCSHLGDAESLPDDVKGGFPSLRDLKVFWGDVHNHCNVTYGHGDLSDALAAAEQQLDFVSVTPHAMWPDIPGENDPRLNWVIGYHTAAFRRLRAGGYEKYRQMIEAANRPGKFLTFVSYECHSMEHGDHVALFRDFDVPLVECTSVPDLKERLRGYACYVTPHHMGYQTGFRGYNWAAFPDNDPQTPFVEMFSRHGLAESDTGDYDYLHDMGPRVWEGSILYGLEQGHKFGLMCSTDQHAGYPGSYGDGRIGVYAPSLDREALWTEMGRRHVCGVTGDKIKIDFRINGGVPGDVIRASHREIYLNVEAQNAIDYVDLIKNGQCVARLNGPYRAAAPSDEVIRTKVKVNFGWNREEEYVHWTGRLSLDGGTIDDLQTCFRGAAFTSPQPGETEFHTRVNRVVERDAHNVVLDLYSTKNPNVMTPAMQGVVLDLTAPRTARLVAEFNGRRYEHTIGELLEGARAHFLRGWLSEAIQFERAQPEAAFCVGHRMVDKEPQRDTDYYYVRVRQRDGQWGWSSPIWVERA from the coding sequence ATGGACAGACGAGAATTTCTGAAAACTTCGGGATGGACCCTGTTGGGTCTGGCGGCGGTCAATGCGCTGCCGGGCTGCTCGCATCTGGGCGATGCGGAGTCGCTTCCCGACGACGTGAAGGGAGGTTTCCCTTCGCTCCGCGACCTGAAGGTCTTCTGGGGCGACGTACACAACCACTGCAACGTGACCTACGGCCACGGCGATCTGTCGGATGCCCTGGCGGCGGCCGAGCAGCAGCTGGATTTCGTCTCGGTGACGCCCCACGCCATGTGGCCCGACATTCCGGGTGAGAACGACCCGCGGCTGAACTGGGTCATCGGCTACCATACGGCGGCCTTCCGGCGGCTGCGTGCCGGCGGCTACGAGAAGTACCGGCAGATGATCGAGGCGGCCAACCGCCCGGGCAAATTCCTGACGTTCGTCTCCTACGAGTGCCACAGCATGGAGCACGGCGACCACGTGGCGCTGTTCCGCGACTTCGACGTGCCGCTGGTCGAGTGCACGTCGGTGCCCGATCTGAAGGAGCGGCTGCGCGGCTACGCCTGCTACGTGACGCCCCACCACATGGGCTACCAGACGGGATTCCGCGGCTACAACTGGGCGGCCTTCCCGGACAACGATCCGCAGACGCCGTTCGTCGAGATGTTCTCGCGCCACGGCCTGGCCGAGAGCGACACGGGCGACTACGACTACCTGCACGACATGGGGCCGCGCGTCTGGGAGGGTTCGATCCTCTACGGACTGGAGCAGGGCCACAAGTTCGGACTGATGTGCTCGACGGACCAGCATGCCGGCTATCCGGGCAGCTACGGCGACGGCCGCATCGGTGTCTACGCCCCGTCGCTCGACCGCGAGGCGCTGTGGACCGAGATGGGACGGCGCCATGTCTGCGGCGTGACGGGCGACAAGATCAAGATCGACTTCCGCATTAACGGCGGGGTGCCGGGCGACGTCATCCGCGCCTCGCACCGCGAGATCTACCTCAATGTCGAGGCGCAGAACGCCATCGACTACGTCGATCTGATCAAGAATGGGCAGTGCGTGGCGCGGCTCAACGGCCCGTACCGTGCGGCGGCCCCCTCGGACGAGGTGATCCGCACGAAGGTGAAGGTCAACTTCGGCTGGAACCGCGAGGAGGAGTATGTCCACTGGACGGGCCGGCTGTCGCTTGACGGCGGCACGATCGACGATCTGCAGACCTGCTTCCGCGGGGCGGCCTTCACCTCGCCGCAGCCGGGCGAGACGGAGTTCCACACGCGGGTCAACCGCGTCGTGGAGCGCGACGCGCACAACGTGGTGCTGGACCTCTATTCGACGAAGAACCCCAACGTCATGACGCCGGCCATGCAGGGCGTGGTGCTCGACCTGACAGCACCGCGCACGGCGCGCCTCGTGGCGGAGTTCAACGGCCGGCGCTACGAACACACGATCGGCGAACTGCTCGAAGGGGCGCGTGCCCACTTCCTGCGGGGATGGCTTTCGGAGGCGATCCAGTTCGAACGGGCGCAGCCCGAGGCGGCCTTCTGCGTCGGCCACCGCATGGTCGACAAGGAGCCGCAGCGCGATACGGACTACTATTACGTACGGGTTCGCCAGCGCGACGGACAGTGGGGCTGGTCGTCGCCGATCTGGGTGGAGAGAGCTTAG
- a CDS encoding ROK family protein — MERYAIGIDLGGTSVKYAVVAASGGILFHGEHASRASDGAEAVLDAILRGVEACRAFAAREGLTLEGVGIGTPGVVSDDGRTVLGGAENIAGWENLPLADRIERATGLRCAACNDANAMAWGETLYGAARGATDVVFVTVGTGIGCGVLIGGRLFRGYRNRGMEMGHITVKCDGERCACGGVGCLEHYASTAALVARFRALSGALQADGREVVRRYGAGDPAAVQALEEHWMYLLHGIASMINLFAPQRVVVGGGISESGEFYFEHLREGVRRQVMAVCGGETEIVPAQLGNRAGSLGAAGLILGEGAQR, encoded by the coding sequence ATGGAACGTTATGCCATAGGAATCGACCTGGGCGGTACTTCGGTGAAGTATGCCGTGGTCGCCGCTTCGGGCGGGATTCTCTTCCACGGGGAGCATGCTTCCCGGGCCTCGGATGGGGCCGAAGCGGTACTGGATGCCATCCTGCGTGGCGTTGAGGCCTGCCGGGCCTTCGCCGCACGGGAGGGGCTGACGCTGGAAGGTGTTGGTATCGGGACCCCGGGGGTGGTTTCGGACGATGGCCGCACGGTGCTGGGCGGTGCCGAGAACATCGCGGGGTGGGAGAACCTTCCCCTGGCGGATCGGATCGAGCGGGCGACGGGGCTGCGCTGCGCGGCCTGCAACGACGCCAATGCCATGGCGTGGGGCGAGACGCTCTACGGTGCGGCGCGCGGTGCGACGGACGTGGTCTTCGTGACGGTGGGGACCGGCATCGGCTGCGGCGTGCTCATCGGCGGGCGGCTCTTCCGCGGCTACCGCAACCGCGGCATGGAGATGGGCCACATCACGGTCAAGTGCGACGGCGAACGGTGTGCCTGCGGCGGGGTGGGGTGCCTCGAGCACTATGCCTCGACGGCCGCTCTTGTGGCGCGTTTCCGCGCGCTGAGCGGCGCGTTGCAGGCCGACGGCCGCGAGGTGGTGCGCCGCTACGGGGCGGGCGATCCGGCGGCGGTTCAGGCTCTGGAGGAGCACTGGATGTACCTTTTGCACGGCATCGCCTCGATGATCAACCTCTTCGCACCGCAACGGGTCGTCGTCGGAGGCGGCATATCGGAATCGGGCGAATTCTACTTCGAGCACCTGCGCGAGGGAGTTCGCCGCCAGGTGATGGCCGTCTGCGGCGGGGAGACTGAGATTGTTCCCGCGCAGCTGGGCAACCGGGCCGGAAGCCTCGGCGCCGCGGGGCTGATCCTCGGGGAGGGGGCGCAACGATGA